Proteins encoded in a region of the Marmota flaviventris isolate mMarFla1 chromosome 3, mMarFla1.hap1, whole genome shotgun sequence genome:
- the LOC114103948 gene encoding cyclic AMP-dependent transcription factor ATF-7 isoform X3, translating to MSLPSTPDVKIKEEEPVEVDSSPPESPASSSCSPPLKEKEVAPKPVVISTPTPTIVRPGSLPLHLGYDPLHPTLPSPTSVITQAPPSNRQMGSPTGSLPLVMHLANGQTMPVLPGPPVQMPSVISLARPVSMVPNIPGIPGPPVNSSGSISPSGHPVPSEAKMRLKATLTHQVSSINGGCGMVVGTASTMVTSRPEQSQILIQHPDAPSPAQPQVSPAQPTPSTGGRRRRTVDEDPDERRQRFLERNRAAASRCRQKRKLWVSSLEKKAEELTSQNIQLSNEVTLLRNEVAQLKQLLLAHKDCPVTALQKKTQGYLESPKESSEPTGSPAPVIQHSSATAPSNGLSVRSAAEAVATSVLTQMASQRTELSMPIQSHVIMTPQSQSAGR from the exons ATGTCTCTGCCTTCCACACCAGATGTCAAAATCAAAGAAGAAGAGCCAGTAGAGGTAGACTCATCCCCACCAGAAAGTCCTGCCTCTAGCTCCTGTTCCCCACCCCTGAAGGAGAAG GAAGTTGCCCCAAAGCCTGTTGTGATCTCTACCCCTACGCCCACCATCGTCCGTCCTGGTTCCTTGCCTCTCCACTTAGGCTATGATCCACTTCATCCAACCCTTCCTTCCCCAACCTCAGTCATCACACAGGCTCCACCATCCAACAGGCAAATGGG GTCTCCCACTGGCTCCCTTCCTCTTGTCATGCATCTTGCTAATGGACAGACCATGCCTGTGCTGCCGGGACCTCCAGTTCAGATGCCTTCTGTTATATCG CTGGCCAGACCTGTGTCCATGGTGCCCAACATTCCTGGTATCCCTGGCCCACCAGTTAATAGCAGTGGCTCCATTTCTCCCTCTGGCCATCCTGTACCATCAGAAGCCAAAATG AGACTAAAAGCCACCCTAACCCACCAAGTCTCCTCAATCAATGGTGGTTGTGGAATGGTGGTAGGTACTGCCAGTACCATGGTAACCTCCCGTCCAGAGCAGAGCCAGATTCTCATCCAGCATCCTGatgccccatccccagcccagccacag GTCTCTCCAGCCCAGCCTACTCCTAGTActggggggcggcggcggcgcaCAGTAGATGAAGATCCAGACGAACGGCGGCAACGTTTTCTGGAGCGCAACCGGGCTGCAGCCTCCCGCTGCCGCCAGAAGCGGAAGCTGTGGGTGTCTTCCCTAGAGAAAAAGGCAGAAGAACTCACTTCTCAGAACATTCAGCTGAGT AATGAAGTCACATTACTACGCAATGAAGTGGCTCAGTTGAAACAGCTACTATTAGCTCATAAAGACTGCCCAGTAACTGCACTACAGAAAAAGACTCAAGGCTATTTAG AAAGCCCCAAGGAAAGCTCAGAGCCAACGGGTTCTCCAGCCCCTGTGATTCAACACAGCTCAGCAACAGCCCCTAGCAATGGCCTCAGTGTTCGCTCTGCAGCTGAAGCTGTGGCCACCTCAGTCCTCACTCAGATGGCCAGCCAAAGGACAGAACTGAGCATGCCGATACAGTCGCATGTGATCATGACCCCACAGTCCCAGTCTGCGGGCAGATGA
- the LOC114103948 gene encoding cyclic AMP-dependent transcription factor ATF-7 isoform X1: MGDDRPFVCNAPGCGQRFTNEDHLAVHKHKHEMTLKFGPARTDSVIIADQTPTPTRFLKNCEEVGLFNELASSFEHEFKKAADEDEKKGAAGPLDMSLPSTPDVKIKEEEPVEVDSSPPESPASSSCSPPLKEKEVAPKPVVISTPTPTIVRPGSLPLHLGYDPLHPTLPSPTSVITQAPPSNRQMGSPTGSLPLVMHLANGQTMPVLPGPPVQMPSVISLARPVSMVPNIPGIPGPPVNSSGSISPSGHPVPSEAKMRLKATLTHQVSSINGGCGMVVGTASTMVTSRPEQSQILIQHPDAPSPAQPQVSPAQPTPSTGGRRRRTVDEDPDERRQRFLERNRAAASRCRQKRKLWVSSLEKKAEELTSQNIQLSNEVTLLRNEVAQLKQLLLAHKDCPVTALQKKTQGYLESPKESSEPTGSPAPVIQHSSATAPSNGLSVRSAAEAVATSVLTQMASQRTELSMPIQSHVIMTPQSQSAGR, translated from the exons AGATTTACAAATGAGGACCACCTGGCAGTTCATAAACACAAGCATGAGATGACATTGAAATTTGGCCCAGCCCGAACTGACTCAGTCATCATCGCAG ATCAAACTCCTACTCCAACTAGATTCCTGAAGAACTGTGAGGAGGTGGGACTCTTCAATGAACTAGCTAGCTCCTTTGAACATGAATTCAAGAAAGCTGCAGATGAGGATGAGAAAAAG GGTGCTGCTGGGCCCCTTGACATGTCTCTGCCTTCCACACCAGATGTCAAAATCAAAGAAGAAGAGCCAGTAGAGGTAGACTCATCCCCACCAGAAAGTCCTGCCTCTAGCTCCTGTTCCCCACCCCTGAAGGAGAAG GAAGTTGCCCCAAAGCCTGTTGTGATCTCTACCCCTACGCCCACCATCGTCCGTCCTGGTTCCTTGCCTCTCCACTTAGGCTATGATCCACTTCATCCAACCCTTCCTTCCCCAACCTCAGTCATCACACAGGCTCCACCATCCAACAGGCAAATGGG GTCTCCCACTGGCTCCCTTCCTCTTGTCATGCATCTTGCTAATGGACAGACCATGCCTGTGCTGCCGGGACCTCCAGTTCAGATGCCTTCTGTTATATCG CTGGCCAGACCTGTGTCCATGGTGCCCAACATTCCTGGTATCCCTGGCCCACCAGTTAATAGCAGTGGCTCCATTTCTCCCTCTGGCCATCCTGTACCATCAGAAGCCAAAATG AGACTAAAAGCCACCCTAACCCACCAAGTCTCCTCAATCAATGGTGGTTGTGGAATGGTGGTAGGTACTGCCAGTACCATGGTAACCTCCCGTCCAGAGCAGAGCCAGATTCTCATCCAGCATCCTGatgccccatccccagcccagccacag GTCTCTCCAGCCCAGCCTACTCCTAGTActggggggcggcggcggcgcaCAGTAGATGAAGATCCAGACGAACGGCGGCAACGTTTTCTGGAGCGCAACCGGGCTGCAGCCTCCCGCTGCCGCCAGAAGCGGAAGCTGTGGGTGTCTTCCCTAGAGAAAAAGGCAGAAGAACTCACTTCTCAGAACATTCAGCTGAGT AATGAAGTCACATTACTACGCAATGAAGTGGCTCAGTTGAAACAGCTACTATTAGCTCATAAAGACTGCCCAGTAACTGCACTACAGAAAAAGACTCAAGGCTATTTAG AAAGCCCCAAGGAAAGCTCAGAGCCAACGGGTTCTCCAGCCCCTGTGATTCAACACAGCTCAGCAACAGCCCCTAGCAATGGCCTCAGTGTTCGCTCTGCAGCTGAAGCTGTGGCCACCTCAGTCCTCACTCAGATGGCCAGCCAAAGGACAGAACTGAGCATGCCGATACAGTCGCATGTGATCATGACCCCACAGTCCCAGTCTGCGGGCAGATGA